A part of Amycolatopsis camponoti genomic DNA contains:
- a CDS encoding sodium/solute symporter, translated as MGVALAVAPVVLVTLLIGVRGVAAMRTTSDFLVASRRISPLVNSAAVSGEYLSAASFLGVAGLVVKDGIGALWYPVGFTAGYIAMLVLVAAPMRRSGALTVPDFAEARLNSPALRRLTAVVVLVIGTIYVVPQFRTAGLVLTAVGHTPYWVGVVLAGAAVSVTLALGGMRAATYVQAFQFVLKLLLFLIPAIWLVLQAGAVNRTDALNPVEFTHFARETPVKFEVEVTMEIREPTAVRRNGVLETLPPGEFIARSQDEVVFGAGAAVPAVRGGAPLGGHDWQRPLLDLGDQGYPLLGTWAVLIATMLGTMGLPHVLMRFHTSPDGRAARRTAAITVALLGVFYLFPGVYGVLGRVLVPGLYLSGATDTVVVALPYQVDSGWAGGLFTALLTAGAFAAFLATSLGLLLVMSGAIAHDLVPGGLRRLRIAVFGVAAIMVLLALRSAELDAGVLVTWGFTVAASTFCPLLVLGIWWPRLTAAGGIAGVLTGLVASSGSILFALAGPPLHGWVAILVQQPAPWSVPLAFGVMALVSLRGRPPAWSTAAMLRLHLDEPRSSGPRDRSSTVRRLARLLSR; from the coding sequence GTGGGCGTCGCGCTCGCCGTCGCGCCGGTCGTGCTCGTGACGCTGCTGATCGGCGTCCGCGGGGTCGCCGCGATGCGCACGACGTCGGACTTCCTCGTGGCCTCACGGCGGATCTCGCCGCTGGTGAACTCCGCCGCCGTCTCGGGCGAGTACCTGAGCGCGGCGTCGTTCCTCGGCGTCGCCGGGCTCGTGGTCAAGGACGGCATCGGGGCGCTCTGGTACCCGGTCGGCTTCACCGCCGGCTACATCGCGATGCTCGTGCTCGTGGCCGCGCCGATGCGGCGCTCGGGCGCGCTGACCGTCCCCGACTTCGCCGAGGCGCGGCTCAACTCCCCCGCCCTGCGCCGTCTCACCGCCGTCGTCGTGCTGGTGATCGGCACCATCTACGTCGTTCCGCAGTTCCGCACCGCCGGCCTGGTGCTCACCGCGGTCGGCCACACGCCGTACTGGGTCGGCGTCGTGCTGGCCGGCGCCGCGGTCAGCGTCACCCTCGCACTGGGCGGCATGCGCGCGGCGACGTACGTCCAGGCCTTCCAGTTCGTGCTGAAGCTGCTGCTGTTCCTGATCCCGGCCATCTGGCTCGTACTGCAGGCCGGCGCCGTCAACCGGACCGACGCCCTGAACCCGGTCGAGTTCACCCACTTCGCCCGCGAGACGCCGGTGAAGTTCGAAGTCGAAGTCACGATGGAAATCCGCGAGCCGACCGCCGTGCGGCGCAACGGCGTCCTGGAAACCCTGCCGCCCGGCGAGTTCATCGCGCGCAGCCAGGACGAGGTCGTGTTCGGCGCGGGCGCGGCGGTCCCGGCGGTCCGCGGCGGCGCCCCGCTCGGCGGGCACGACTGGCAGCGGCCGCTGCTCGACCTCGGCGACCAGGGCTACCCGCTGCTCGGGACGTGGGCGGTGCTGATCGCGACCATGCTCGGCACGATGGGCCTGCCGCACGTGCTCATGCGCTTCCACACCAGCCCCGACGGCCGCGCCGCCCGCCGCACCGCCGCGATCACGGTCGCGCTCCTCGGCGTCTTCTACCTCTTCCCCGGCGTCTACGGCGTCCTCGGCCGCGTGCTCGTCCCCGGGCTCTACCTCTCCGGCGCGACGGACACGGTCGTCGTCGCGCTGCCGTACCAAGTGGACAGTGGCTGGGCCGGCGGCCTCTTCACGGCGTTGCTCACCGCGGGCGCGTTCGCGGCGTTCCTGGCGACGTCGCTCGGCCTGCTGCTGGTGATGTCCGGCGCGATCGCGCACGACCTCGTCCCGGGCGGGCTGCGCCGGCTGCGGATCGCGGTGTTCGGCGTCGCCGCGATCATGGTGCTGCTGGCGCTGCGGTCGGCCGAGCTCGACGCCGGGGTGCTCGTCACGTGGGGCTTCACCGTCGCCGCGTCGACGTTCTGCCCGCTGCTCGTGCTCGGCATCTGGTGGCCGCGGCTGACGGCGGCCGGCGGGATCGCCGGGGTGCTGACCGGGCTCGTCGCGTCGTCGGGCTCGATCCTGTTCGCCCTCGCCGGGCCGCCGCTGCACGGCTGGGTGGCGATCTTGGTGCAGCAACCGGCACCCTGGTCGGTACCGCTGGCGTTCGGCGTAATGGCGTTGGTCTCCTTGCGGGGCAGGCCACCCGCTTGGTCCACGGCCGCGATGCTGCGCCTGCACCTGGACGAACCCCGTTCGTCGGGACCGCGCGACCGTTCGTCAACCGTTCGTCGTCTGGCCCGGCTGTTGAGCCGCTGA
- a CDS encoding LytR/AlgR family response regulator transcription factor encodes MTGLRVLAVDDLAPALDELCRMLREAPEVGEVVGAADALKALRLLQADRFDAVFLDISMPGLDGLELAGLLAKLSEPPVIVFVTAHDGHAVAAYGIGAVDYLLKPVRAERLSAALAKVTRNATPSSRSTPDAMAALPVESGGRTRYVRRDDVLFVEAHGDYVRLHTRGGVHLVRMPISRLEEYWEGTGFSRVHRGFLLAVGAVLELRSDSAGGLLAHTDAGDVPVSRRHARDLRDRLLEAAQRGQLGPGSR; translated from the coding sequence GTGACCGGGCTTCGCGTACTCGCCGTCGACGACCTGGCGCCGGCTTTGGACGAGTTGTGCCGCATGCTGCGCGAAGCGCCCGAAGTCGGCGAAGTCGTCGGCGCGGCTGACGCGCTGAAGGCGTTGAGGCTGCTTCAAGCCGACCGCTTCGACGCGGTGTTCCTCGACATCTCCATGCCGGGCCTCGACGGTCTCGAACTCGCCGGGCTGCTGGCGAAGCTGAGCGAGCCGCCGGTGATCGTGTTCGTCACGGCGCACGACGGGCACGCGGTGGCGGCGTACGGCATCGGCGCCGTCGACTACCTGCTCAAGCCGGTCCGCGCCGAACGGCTTTCCGCCGCACTGGCCAAGGTGACGCGCAACGCGACGCCGTCGTCGCGCTCGACCCCGGACGCGATGGCGGCGCTCCCCGTGGAGTCCGGCGGCCGCACGCGGTACGTCCGCCGCGACGACGTGCTGTTCGTGGAGGCCCACGGCGACTACGTCCGGCTGCACACGCGTGGCGGGGTCCACCTGGTGCGGATGCCGATTTCGCGGCTCGAGGAGTACTGGGAGGGCACCGGGTTCAGCCGGGTGCACCGCGGGTTCCTGCTCGCGGTGGGGGCGGTGCTGGAACTGCGCAGCGACTCGGCGGGCGGCCTGCTGGCCCACACGGACGCCGGCGACGTCCCGGTCAGCCGCCGGCACGCGCGTGACCTGCGGGACCGGCTGCTGGAGGCCGCTCAACGAGGTCAGCTCGGGCCGGGCTCGCGATGA
- a CDS encoding sensor histidine kinase — protein sequence MTVHLRPASRADPLPVLAAARRITDDLRDGLSGTRARRAAHGLRRLFGFPGLGLTDLSGSLLWSGRPGPDAVVATVLDGVLHTEEPGSAPDVLVLPLHVHDELAGALLVVGDVRDAVAGQAADLVVQALERGRLEASAEQAAQAELRALRAEMSPHFVYNALTVIASLVRSDPDRARDLMLDFADYTRYSLARHGEYTVVAEEFRAIETYLALQRAVLGERLRVQVRVAPEILAVAVPYLVLEPLVENAIRHGIEPRSGTGLVQVHGQAEGNDCVIFVEDDGVGMNPKRAADILAGRTGDDDPAGLGLANVDRRLRDVYGAWYGLTVETEVGAGTRVIVRVPRFQPGVLP from the coding sequence ATGACCGTGCACCTGCGCCCGGCGTCCCGCGCCGACCCGCTGCCGGTGCTCGCCGCCGCCCGCCGGATCACCGACGACCTGCGCGACGGCCTGTCCGGCACCCGGGCCCGCCGTGCCGCGCACGGCCTGCGCCGGCTCTTCGGCTTCCCGGGGCTCGGCCTCACCGACCTCTCCGGCTCGCTGCTCTGGTCGGGGCGGCCGGGGCCGGACGCGGTCGTCGCGACGGTCCTCGACGGCGTGCTCCACACCGAGGAACCCGGCTCGGCGCCGGACGTCCTCGTGCTGCCGCTGCACGTCCACGACGAACTGGCCGGGGCGCTGCTGGTCGTCGGCGACGTCCGGGACGCGGTCGCCGGCCAGGCCGCCGACCTCGTCGTCCAGGCTCTGGAGCGAGGCCGGCTCGAAGCGTCGGCCGAGCAGGCGGCCCAGGCCGAACTGCGGGCGCTGCGGGCCGAGATGTCGCCGCACTTCGTCTACAACGCGCTGACCGTCATCGCGTCGCTGGTGCGCTCGGACCCCGACCGCGCCCGCGACCTCATGCTCGACTTCGCCGACTACACCCGTTACAGCCTGGCGCGCCACGGCGAGTACACCGTGGTCGCCGAGGAGTTCCGCGCGATCGAGACGTACCTGGCATTGCAGCGGGCCGTGCTCGGCGAACGGCTGCGCGTCCAGGTGCGGGTCGCGCCGGAGATCCTCGCCGTCGCGGTGCCCTACCTCGTGCTGGAGCCGTTGGTGGAGAACGCGATCCGGCACGGCATCGAGCCGCGCTCGGGCACCGGGCTGGTCCAGGTGCACGGCCAGGCGGAAGGGAACGACTGCGTGATCTTCGTCGAGGACGACGGGGTGGGCATGAACCCGAAGCGCGCGGCGGACATCCTGGCCGGGCGCACCGGCGACGACGACCCCGCGGGCCTCGGACTGGCCAATGTGGACCGGCGGCTGCGGGACGTCTACGGCGCCTGGTACGGGCTGACCGTGGAAACCGAGGTCGGCGCGGGCACCCGGGTGATCGTGCGGGTGCCGCGGTTCCAGCCGGGGGTGCTGCCGTGA